From Mumia sp. ZJ1417:
TGCTCCAGCGGGTCCGACGCCGGCACCCGGTCGTCGAACGCCGCGAACGTCTGCTGCTTGCCCTGCGGTGCCCCGCTGATCGCGACCCGCTCCAGCTCCGCGGCGAGCGTGATGAAGCTGATCCGTTTGGTCGTGTCGACGCCACTCGCCTCGAGCCGCTCGGCGAGCTGCTTGCGGGTGAGGTGCTCGCCGTCACCGAGGACCTCTGCGACGGCATCGAGCACCCTCGCACGCTCATCCGGCTCGTCGAGGCCGGTCGCGCGCCATGCCGATGCCATCGTGCGGACCACCCGCGGACCCGTGAGCTCCAGCATCCAGCGGGCATCGGCCGGCCGGACGAAGTGCCACGTCGGACGCAGCACGTGCGTCCGCAGGATCTCGCCGGACGCGACCAGCGCCTCGACCTCGCCCGCGGTGGGAGCATCCTCGCTGCGCTGCGACAGCGCCCAGCCGGCGTCGACGTACTCCTGCGCCTGCACCGCGCCCAGCCACTCGACCACGTCGACCGGCGAGGCGAACGGCTCGCCCACGAGCCGCTGTCGGCTCATGCGGGCGCTGCGCAACGGCGACCAGTCACCGTCGGCAGGATGCCCCCTTCCCGGCGGTCGAGCGTGTCGAGACCTCTCCATCAGAACCCCAGGATCTTGGCGACCAGGTCGTTCATGACCTCGGTCGCGCCGCCCCCGATGCCGAGGATGCGCGCGTCGCGGTAGTGGCGATCGATCTCGGACTCGCGCATGTATCCCATGCCACCGTGAATCTGCACTGCCTCGTCCACCACGAACGCGCAGGCCGCGACGGCGTCGTTCTTGGCGATCGCGGCGTCGGCGGCCAGGCGCATCGGGTCGACGTCCGCGCCCGCGGACGCGGCGGCGGCACGCTCGACGACCTGGCGCGTGTACGCCCGTGCCGTCGTCGTCGCGCGGTGCATCTCGACCAGCTTGTGGCGGATCACCTGGCGGCTCGCGAGCGGACGACCAAACGTCTCGCGCTCCTTCGCGTACGCGACCGCGAGGTCGAGTGCGCGCTGCGCGGTCGCGTACGACTGCACCGCCAAGCTGAGGCGCTCATTGACGAACTGCTGCATGACGAGGACGAAGCCGCCGTTCTCCTCACCGACAAGGTTCTCGGCAGGGACACGGGCATCGTCGAACGCCAGCTCGGCGGTGTCAGAGCAGTGCCAGCCCATCTTGCGCAGCGGGCGCTGCACTGTGAAGCCGGGAGTGCCCTTGTCGACGACGAGCAGCGAGATGCCGCCGAACCCGTCGCCACCGGTCCGGACGGCCGTCGTCACGAAGTCGGCGCGAACACCGGAGGTGATGAAGGTCTTGGCGCCGTTGACGACGTACCCGTCGCCTTCACGCGCGGCGCGTGTGCGCAGGTTCGCGACGTCGGAGCCACCGCTCGGCTCGGTCACGCCGAGCGCGCCGATCATCTCCCCTGCGAGCGTCGGGCGGACGTAGCGGTCGACGAGCGCCGCGCTGCGCTCGGACGGCGCTGAGAGGTGCGCGGACACGATGTGAGGCAGTGCGATGCCGTGGGTGAACAGCGCGGCCATCAGGCCCGACGATCCTCCCGACTCGATGACCGCCTCGGTGAGCACGGAGATGTCGACGACGTCACCGCCCTGTCCACCGACGTCCTCGGGGAAGCCGATGCCGAGGAACCCGGCGGCCGCCGCCTTCTTGTGCAGCTCGCGCGGGATCTCGCCGTCGTCCTCCCACCCGGCCAGGTTCGGGACGATCTCGTGGGTCGTGAAGCGCGTGACCGCGTCGCGCAGCGCCGTGCGCTCGGGCGTCGACCAGGCGTCGTACGGGGCAGCGGTCATCGCAGGAGCTCCTCAGGAACGTCGACCACACGGGCGCGAAGCCACTCGCCGAGCGCCTTGGCCTGCGGGTCGAACCGGGTGGAGGCGGCCACGCCGTCGCCGAGGAAGCCGTGGGCGACGACGTTGACCGCGCGGAGGTTGGGCAGCGAGTGGATCTCGAGGTCGAGACCCGCAGCCTCGGGGATCAGCGTCACGAACGTGTCAGCGTCGAGCAGGTCGACAAGCCACGCGTACGCGGCGTCGGGGTCGGCGACGTCGCTGCGGACCCAGACGCCGACGTTGGCGTCGCCCCCCTTGTCGCCGCTGCGCGCATGCACGACCCGGCCGAGGGCGACGGCTTGGGTGGTCTCGCTACGGGCTCCGTTGGTCGAGTAGTCCGAGCCGCTAGGCAAGGACGTATCGACACCCGGCGACGACGTCTCGAGGCCCGCCGGTGGTGGCACGTCGATTCGCGTGCCGTCGGCGAGCACGACGGTGTGCGGCACGAGCTCCTGCGGCACGTACGCTGGGGTGTAGACCCCGTACGGGGTCCCGGCTGCGGGCGGTCGCGTCACGGTGAACCCCGGGTACGAGGCCAGTGCGAGCTCGACGGCCGCGGACGAGAACGCGCGTCCGACCGGGTCGGGGGACATCGCCTTCACGTGGCAGCGCAGCAGCGCCGTCGCCTGCCCCTGGGTCCGGGGGTCTGCGACGTCCGTGCGGTCGAGGTCCCAGACGACCTCGTCCGGCATCCCGGCCGGCGACTGCGCGAGCGCGTCCTCGACCTGGAGGCGCACCAGCGCGGCCTTCTCCTCGATGTCGAGGCCGGTCAGCACGAGCTCGACGGTGTTGCGGAACCCGCCGAAGGAGTTGAGCGCGACCTTCGTGGTCGCCGGCGGAGCGGACCCGCGTACACCGGAGACGGCCACCCTGTCCTCGCCGTCCTGCGTGAGGACGATCGAGTCCAGATGGGTGACGACGTCTGGTCCGGCGTACGCGGGCCCGCCGATCTCGTACACGAGCTGGGCCGTGACGGTGTCGACGGTGACCACGCCCCCGGTCCCCTCGTGCTTGGTGATGACGCTGCTGCCGTC
This genomic window contains:
- a CDS encoding winged helix DNA-binding domain-containing protein, which translates into the protein MSRQRLVGEPFASPVDVVEWLGAVQAQEYVDAGWALSQRSEDAPTAGEVEALVASGEILRTHVLRPTWHFVRPADARWMLELTGPRVVRTMASAWRATGLDEPDERARVLDAVAEVLGDGEHLTRKQLAERLEASGVDTTKRISFITLAAELERVAISGAPQGKQQTFAAFDDRVPASDPLEHDEAVARLAERYLRSHGPATPHDLSWWGGITVTDARRGYEAAGAASYEAEGLTYYELPGLETSSTGGEGISHLLPPYDEYLISYKNRQAVDASEDYVREPIEGLFFWGLALDEGRVVGGWKWSRPTRKDDPVRLTLTLLTPTTSAVRDRFAVQADRFSRYLDIPVELTMEAPR
- a CDS encoding acyl-CoA dehydrogenase family protein; amino-acid sequence: MTAAPYDAWSTPERTALRDAVTRFTTHEIVPNLAGWEDDGEIPRELHKKAAAAGFLGIGFPEDVGGQGGDVVDISVLTEAVIESGGSSGLMAALFTHGIALPHIVSAHLSAPSERSAALVDRYVRPTLAGEMIGALGVTEPSGGSDVANLRTRAAREGDGYVVNGAKTFITSGVRADFVTTAVRTGGDGFGGISLLVVDKGTPGFTVQRPLRKMGWHCSDTAELAFDDARVPAENLVGEENGGFVLVMQQFVNERLSLAVQSYATAQRALDLAVAYAKERETFGRPLASRQVIRHKLVEMHRATTTARAYTRQVVERAAAASAGADVDPMRLAADAAIAKNDAVAACAFVVDEAVQIHGGMGYMRESEIDRHYRDARILGIGGGATEVMNDLVAKILGF
- a CDS encoding acyclic terpene utilization AtuA family protein yields the protein MIRIGNCSGFYGDRLAAMREMLTEGDLDYLTGDYLAELTMLILGRDRLKDPSLGYAKTFVRQMTECMGLAKERGVRIVTNAGGLNPAGLADKLREIAAEQGLEIVVAHVEGDDLRPRADELGLVGHGGQPPITANAYLGAFGIAAALEAGADVVVTGRVTDASVVVGPAIHAYGWGREDYDALAGAVVAGHVVECGAQATGGNFSGFATLDPKVLLHPGFPIAEVASDGSSVITKHEGTGGVVTVDTVTAQLVYEIGGPAYAGPDVVTHLDSIVLTQDGEDRVAVSGVRGSAPPATTKVALNSFGGFRNTVELVLTGLDIEEKAALVRLQVEDALAQSPAGMPDEVVWDLDRTDVADPRTQGQATALLRCHVKAMSPDPVGRAFSSAAVELALASYPGFTVTRPPAAGTPYGVYTPAYVPQELVPHTVVLADGTRIDVPPPAGLETSSPGVDTSLPSGSDYSTNGARSETTQAVALGRVVHARSGDKGGDANVGVWVRSDVADPDAAYAWLVDLLDADTFVTLIPEAAGLDLEIHSLPNLRAVNVVAHGFLGDGVAASTRFDPQAKALGEWLRARVVDVPEELLR